In Gadus chalcogrammus isolate NIFS_2021 chromosome 11, NIFS_Gcha_1.0, whole genome shotgun sequence, a single window of DNA contains:
- the LOC130392444 gene encoding L-serine dehydratase/L-threonine deaminase-like — protein MKKQGPLHVATPLRESLALTKVAGTSVYIKLDSSQPTGSFKIRGIGHLCKTWSERGCERFVCCSGGNAGMAAAYSARHLSIPATIVVPSVTPPSTVQRLKDEGADVIIHGKALNECISYGEELVANNPGWVFISPFDDPLIWEGHTSLVRELEEDLKEKPGAVVLSVGGGGLMNGVVEGLRRAGWADVPVVAMETHGAHSLNAAVKAGRLVTLPEITSIATTLGLATVSAQSLKLSGEHPVFSEVVTDQDAVRAVERFVDDEKILVEPACGAALAAVYCGIIERLQVEGKLQQALGPVVVVVCGGNNISMEQLRGFKKKLGML, from the exons ATGAAGAAGCAGGGACCACTCCACGTTGCCACCCCCCTGAGGGAGAGCCTGGCCCTGACCAAGGTGGCGGGGACCTCCGTGTACATCAAGCTGGACTCCTCCCAGCCCACCGGCTCCTTCAAGATTAGGGGCATCGGCCACCTGTGTAAAACA TGGTCTGAGCGAGGCTGTGAGCGCTTCGTGTGCTGTTCAG gGGGTAACGCTGGCATGGCCGCTGCCTACTCGGCCCGCCACCTGAGCATCCCGGCGACCATTGTGGTCCCCAGCGTGACCCCCCCGTCCACGGTACAGAGACTCAAAGACGAGGGCGCTGACGTCATCATCCACGGCAAG GCACTGAACGAATGCATCTCGTACGGAGAAGAGCTGGTGGCCAACAACCCTGGCTGGGTGTTCATCTCCCCGTTTGACGACCCTCTCATCTG GGAGGGACACACCTCGCTGgtcagagagctggaggaggacctgaaggagAAGCCCGGGGCGGTCGTGCTGTCGGTGGGGGGCGGCGGCCTCATGAACGGCGTGGTGGAGGGCCTGCGTCGCGCCGGCTGGGCCGACGTGCCAGTGGTCGCCATGGAAACGCACGGCGCGCACAGCCTCAACGCGGCCGTGAAGGCGGGCCGGCTGGTCACCCTGCCCGAGATCACCAG CATCGCCACCACGCTGGGCCTGGCCACGGTGTCGGCGCAGTCCCTGAAGCTGAGCGGCGAGCACCCCGTGTTCTCCGAGGTGGTCACGGACCAGGACGCCGTCAGGGCCGTGGAGCGCTTCGTCG atgATGAGAAGATCCTGGTGGAGCCGGCCTGCGGTGCTGCCCTGGCGGCTGTGTACTGTGGGATCATCGAGAGGCTGCAGGTGGAGGGAAAGCTGCAGCAGGCTCTGGgcccggtggtggtggtggtgtgcggGGGCAACAACATCAGCATGGAGCAACTGAGGGGCTTCAAGAAGAAGCTCGGCATGCTCTAA